One segment of Natronosalvus halobius DNA contains the following:
- a CDS encoding DUF5803 family protein: MRTVNRRLVLATLAVTLLATTAGCTMLFGGISDETLDESQSYDDLRDREADVAIEVESGSFVSDGEFRAVYDLNDTEDLSLYRSTLYREEPLEVRAVRYWYPNGTELTGSELEVDQDRSSTDIRVPDGNGTLAFTGSASQGRFYLPAYVDGSYEVILPPGYRSTNYLFGSVNPGGHEREVVDDQEHLRWDHVDSSLSIRYYLGRDVFIFAGVVLVVVSVGGAGVAYYYRKVKALEEKRKSMGLDVELEDDSGKGPPPGM; this comes from the coding sequence ATGAGAACGGTCAACCGTCGCCTCGTCCTCGCAACGCTCGCCGTCACCCTGCTCGCGACGACTGCCGGGTGTACGATGCTCTTTGGCGGCATCTCCGACGAGACCCTCGATGAGTCCCAGTCGTACGACGACCTTCGGGACCGCGAGGCGGACGTCGCCATCGAGGTCGAGAGCGGGTCGTTCGTCAGCGACGGGGAGTTTCGCGCCGTCTACGACCTGAACGACACCGAAGACCTGTCGCTGTACCGGTCGACGCTCTACCGTGAGGAGCCACTCGAGGTTCGGGCCGTCCGCTACTGGTACCCGAACGGCACCGAACTCACCGGTTCCGAACTCGAGGTCGACCAGGACCGCTCGAGCACCGACATCAGGGTTCCGGACGGCAACGGGACGCTGGCGTTCACCGGATCCGCGAGCCAGGGGCGGTTCTACCTGCCGGCGTACGTCGACGGCTCCTACGAGGTCATCCTCCCTCCAGGCTATCGATCGACGAACTATCTCTTCGGGTCGGTGAACCCGGGCGGACACGAACGGGAGGTCGTCGACGACCAGGAGCACCTCCGATGGGACCACGTCGATAGCTCGCTCTCGATTCGGTACTATCTGGGGCGAGACGTCTTCATCTTCGCCGGCGTCGTTCTGGTGGTCGTCTCCGTCGGCGGCGCTGGCGTCGCCTACTACTACCGGAAGGTCAAGGCCCTCGAAGAGAAGCGGAAGTCGATGGGCCTCGATGTCGAACTCGAGGACGACTCCGGAAAGGGGCCGCCGCCGGGGATGTAG
- the purM gene encoding phosphoribosylformylglycinamidine cyclo-ligase, which produces MTNEANEAGGGSGGGDGDGDDSDGEPEELTYAETGVDIDASEDATAALLEAFGSGITTEYAGLLDIGDRYLALATDGVGTKLLVAEAIEDFSTIGIDCIAMNVNDLVAAGVEPVAFVDYLAVDEPDDDLTAEIGEGLAAGLEEANLTLLGGETAVMPEVVTGFDLAGTCAGLALKDEILDEDAEAGDVLVGFPSNGIHSNGLTLAREAVTRNHDYGDTFPLDPEVTIGEELLRPTRLYTHLLEPMRRHDVRAAAHVTGGGWTNLLRMGENRYVIEDPLPIQPIFEFVAEEGNVTDEEMHRTFNMGTGFVVALDESDAEALVDETDGEIIGRVEEGDTVEIRGLSLS; this is translated from the coding sequence ATGACCAACGAGGCGAACGAGGCAGGGGGTGGTTCCGGCGGTGGCGACGGAGACGGCGACGACAGTGATGGCGAGCCAGAGGAACTCACCTACGCCGAGACGGGCGTCGACATCGACGCTAGCGAAGACGCCACGGCCGCGCTCCTCGAGGCGTTCGGGAGCGGCATAACGACCGAGTACGCCGGCCTGCTCGACATCGGCGACCGCTACCTCGCGCTGGCGACCGACGGGGTCGGCACCAAGCTCCTCGTCGCCGAGGCCATCGAAGACTTCTCGACCATTGGTATCGACTGCATCGCGATGAACGTCAACGACCTCGTCGCCGCAGGCGTCGAACCGGTCGCGTTCGTCGACTACCTCGCGGTCGACGAACCCGACGACGACCTCACCGCCGAAATCGGTGAAGGGCTGGCGGCCGGCCTCGAAGAGGCGAACCTCACGCTCCTGGGCGGCGAAACCGCGGTCATGCCCGAGGTCGTCACAGGCTTCGACCTCGCCGGAACCTGCGCCGGTCTCGCGCTCAAAGACGAAATTCTCGATGAAGACGCCGAGGCGGGCGACGTCCTCGTCGGCTTCCCCTCGAACGGCATCCACTCGAACGGCCTCACGCTCGCCCGCGAGGCTGTGACCCGGAACCACGACTACGGCGACACCTTTCCGCTGGACCCCGAGGTCACCATCGGCGAGGAACTGCTTCGACCGACCCGTCTGTACACGCACTTACTCGAGCCGATGCGCCGCCACGACGTTCGGGCTGCCGCACACGTCACGGGCGGCGGCTGGACGAACCTGCTTCGGATGGGCGAGAATCGCTACGTGATCGAGGATCCTCTGCCGATTCAGCCGATCTTCGAGTTCGTCGCCGAGGAGGGGAACGTCACCGACGAAGAGATGCACCGCACCTTCAATATGGGTACTGGCTTCGTGGTTGCCCTGGACGAGTCGGACGCCGAGGCGCTCGTCGACGAGACGGACGGCGAGATCATCGGTCGCGTCGAGGAGGGCGACACGGTCGAGATTCGCGGCCTCTCGCTGTCCTGA
- a CDS encoding DUF7344 domain-containing protein: MVRNSPHLDPREGTGTMSKTRPTVRNREAAYRILTNPRRRRLLTILTMRGQDTVDGLAEAISRRECLPDDDAEDRRRARRDVHVSLVHVHLPMVADHGLVEYDRDEGDVALLEKAESVTSEGALELAVGDA, translated from the coding sequence ATGGTTAGGAACAGTCCTCACCTCGATCCTCGAGAAGGGACTGGTACGATGTCGAAAACACGACCGACGGTTCGTAATCGAGAGGCAGCGTATCGGATACTCACGAACCCCCGACGACGACGGCTCCTCACTATACTCACGATGCGAGGGCAGGATACAGTCGATGGCCTCGCTGAGGCGATCTCGAGACGGGAGTGTCTGCCGGACGACGACGCCGAGGACCGTCGGCGCGCTCGACGGGACGTTCACGTTTCGCTCGTCCACGTGCATCTGCCGATGGTAGCAGATCACGGGCTCGTCGAGTACGACAGGGACGAGGGCGACGTTGCATTACTCGAGAAGGCGGAGTCCGTCACGTCCGAGGGCGCCCTCGAACTGGCTGTCGGTGACGCCTGA
- a CDS encoding acetamidase/formamidase family protein, whose product MTDIETDHTISYEDGKLYEFTPDLEPAITVESGDSLTVETADSLEGAIQDDADVLEAVPEEVNAATGPIAVEGASPGDVLRVGIEEIRIAEDAGRVVTIDGFGLLDGHENVESPRSKMTPVDDGSLAFADLEVPLAPVIGTIGVATAEDSYSTLVPHDHGGNLDTTDITTGNAVYFPVFQEGAMLAMGDCKAAMADGEMCGTGAEIATEIDVTLDVLSDPATSLERPLVETSDAWKSLASAETLEAACELANQDAIALLGAEHDFDDTEAYMFSSLVGGLEISQVVDPLVTVRNAVPKAYLSSPF is encoded by the coding sequence ATGACCGATATCGAAACCGATCACACGATCAGCTACGAGGACGGCAAACTCTACGAGTTCACCCCCGACCTCGAGCCAGCGATCACCGTCGAGTCGGGTGACAGCCTGACCGTCGAGACGGCCGACAGCCTCGAGGGCGCGATCCAGGACGACGCGGACGTCCTGGAGGCGGTCCCCGAGGAGGTGAACGCGGCGACGGGCCCTATCGCGGTCGAGGGAGCCTCTCCAGGAGACGTCCTTCGGGTCGGTATCGAGGAGATACGCATTGCGGAGGACGCGGGCCGGGTCGTCACCATCGACGGTTTCGGGTTGCTCGACGGTCACGAGAACGTCGAGTCGCCGCGATCGAAGATGACGCCGGTCGACGACGGCAGCCTCGCCTTCGCGGACCTCGAGGTTCCGCTCGCGCCGGTAATCGGCACGATCGGCGTCGCCACCGCCGAGGACAGCTACAGCACGCTCGTACCTCACGACCACGGCGGCAACCTCGATACGACCGATATCACGACCGGCAACGCGGTCTACTTCCCCGTCTTCCAGGAGGGTGCTATGCTCGCGATGGGCGACTGCAAGGCCGCGATGGCCGATGGCGAGATGTGCGGCACCGGCGCCGAAATCGCCACCGAGATCGACGTCACCCTCGACGTGCTCTCCGACCCTGCGACGAGCCTCGAGCGCCCGCTGGTCGAGACGAGCGACGCCTGGAAGTCGCTGGCGAGCGCCGAGACGCTCGAGGCAGCCTGCGAGCTCGCGAACCAGGATGCCATCGCGTTGCTTGGCGCCGAGCACGACTTCGACGATACCGAGGCGTACATGTTCTCGAGCCTAGTTGGCGGCCTCGAGATCAGCCAGGTTGTCGACCCGCTGGTTACGGTTCGGAACGCCGTCCCGAAGGCCTACCTCTCGAGTCCGTTTTGA
- a CDS encoding metalloprotease, with the protein MSYERPSPLTFTDRELFDLALAWIVLSVAFALLLAPIHLGLASPGHFAMMIALSFVTVGVAFLLHELAHKVVAVRFGQVAAFRADYQMLFLAIMSALIGFLFAAPGAVYHRGQITYRENGLISVAGPVTNLVLAGLFLPVFVGTRALEGPALLQQIGHMGVLINLFLAAFNMIPFGPLDGKSVLEWSKPVFAVTFATCAGLLALFYLEFGLPF; encoded by the coding sequence GTGAGCTACGAGCGACCCTCCCCGCTCACATTCACCGATCGGGAACTGTTCGACCTGGCACTCGCGTGGATCGTCCTGAGCGTCGCGTTCGCCCTCCTGCTCGCCCCCATCCACCTCGGACTGGCTTCGCCAGGCCACTTCGCGATGATGATCGCGCTGAGCTTCGTCACCGTCGGCGTCGCGTTCTTGCTCCACGAACTCGCTCACAAGGTCGTCGCGGTTCGTTTCGGCCAGGTTGCGGCCTTTCGAGCCGACTACCAGATGCTCTTTCTGGCGATCATGAGTGCGCTGATCGGCTTTCTCTTCGCCGCGCCGGGCGCCGTCTACCACCGGGGGCAGATCACCTACCGCGAGAACGGGCTGATCTCGGTCGCCGGCCCGGTGACGAACCTGGTCCTGGCCGGGCTCTTCTTGCCAGTATTCGTCGGGACGCGGGCGCTCGAGGGACCCGCACTCCTCCAGCAAATCGGGCACATGGGCGTCCTGATCAACCTGTTCCTGGCCGCGTTCAACATGATCCCCTTCGGGCCGCTCGACGGCAAGTCCGTCCTCGAGTGGAGCAAGCCCGTCTTCGCGGTGACGTTCGCGACGTGTGCCGGCCTGCTCGCGCTGTTTTATCTCGAGTTCGGCCTCCCGTTCTAA
- a CDS encoding TraB/GumN family protein → MSDAGDATVPDPPEPPERSRGSIHVLGTAHVSQRSVDDVHETIDREDPDVVAVELDEGRYRQMQGGTPDDIEAKDLLSGNTVFQFLAYWMLSYVQSRLGEQFDVEPGADMKAAIEAAERNGHGVALVDRDIQVTIQRFWARLTGTEKLKMVGGLALGVTDPRTLSVAFGGVFGLALGLLFGTLFATTAGLESALGLGITNPTMLQYVGALGIGLIGGLFVGLLFLPSLEHAGEYTGGLLSGSSLRVVTGAMLGVVGMGVLVATETFVGPFDATALEAAGDFAIRGIVSGLVGLGIGVAVGVAVGLLLEALTSDVENIEEIDIEEMTDGDVVAAMMEEFRRFSPSGANALIDERDAFIAHKLHTLRGQGYDVVAVVGAGHKAGIERYLAAPETLPSMESITGTASSRRFSIFKVIGYLVMVAFVGFFFLLLMAGVRDIFLLKVFLAWFLFNGVFAFTLARLAGARWTSAGVGGAIAWLTSINPLLAPGWFAGYVELRYRPVNVTDIRTLNTIIGDTSKPITESIEEMFDVPLFRLIMIVALTNVGSMIATFLFPLVVLPWLAGGELGGVDALMNELIRGAQNSLELIYEVLS, encoded by the coding sequence ATGAGCGATGCAGGTGACGCGACCGTTCCGGACCCGCCCGAACCACCGGAACGCAGTCGTGGCTCGATTCACGTTCTCGGGACGGCCCACGTCTCCCAGCGGAGCGTCGACGACGTCCACGAGACGATCGACCGCGAGGACCCCGACGTCGTCGCCGTCGAACTCGACGAGGGGCGGTACCGCCAGATGCAGGGCGGCACGCCCGACGACATCGAAGCGAAGGATCTCCTGAGCGGCAACACCGTCTTCCAGTTTCTGGCCTACTGGATGCTCTCGTACGTCCAGTCTCGCCTCGGCGAACAGTTCGACGTCGAACCCGGCGCCGACATGAAGGCGGCCATCGAGGCGGCCGAGCGAAACGGCCACGGCGTCGCCCTCGTCGACCGGGACATCCAGGTGACGATCCAACGGTTCTGGGCACGTCTCACCGGCACCGAGAAGCTCAAGATGGTCGGCGGGCTCGCCCTCGGGGTCACCGACCCCCGGACGCTTTCGGTCGCATTCGGCGGGGTGTTCGGTCTCGCCCTCGGACTCCTCTTCGGAACCCTGTTCGCCACCACGGCCGGCCTCGAGAGCGCACTCGGCCTCGGAATTACGAATCCGACGATGCTCCAGTACGTGGGGGCGCTCGGCATCGGGCTGATCGGCGGGCTGTTCGTCGGATTGCTCTTTCTCCCGTCGCTCGAGCACGCGGGAGAGTACACCGGTGGCTTGCTCAGCGGGTCCTCGCTCCGGGTGGTTACGGGTGCCATGCTCGGCGTCGTCGGAATGGGGGTACTGGTCGCCACCGAGACGTTCGTCGGCCCGTTCGACGCCACCGCGCTCGAGGCGGCCGGGGACTTCGCTATTCGTGGCATCGTCAGCGGACTCGTCGGACTCGGGATCGGCGTCGCCGTCGGCGTGGCCGTCGGTCTCCTGCTCGAAGCGCTCACGTCGGACGTCGAGAACATCGAGGAGATCGACATCGAGGAGATGACCGACGGGGACGTCGTCGCCGCCATGATGGAGGAGTTCCGCCGGTTCAGTCCGAGCGGGGCCAACGCGCTGATCGACGAGCGAGACGCCTTCATCGCCCACAAACTCCACACGCTCAGAGGGCAGGGATACGACGTCGTCGCCGTCGTCGGCGCCGGCCACAAGGCCGGTATCGAACGCTACCTCGCGGCGCCCGAGACCTTGCCGTCCATGGAGTCGATCACGGGAACGGCATCGAGTCGTCGGTTCTCGATCTTCAAAGTCATCGGCTATCTCGTGATGGTCGCGTTCGTCGGCTTCTTCTTCCTCCTGTTGATGGCCGGCGTCCGAGACATCTTCCTGCTCAAGGTGTTTCTCGCGTGGTTCCTGTTCAACGGCGTCTTCGCGTTCACGCTGGCTCGCCTGGCCGGGGCACGCTGGACCAGCGCCGGCGTCGGCGGCGCCATCGCCTGGCTCACGAGCATCAACCCGCTGCTGGCTCCCGGCTGGTTCGCCGGGTACGTCGAACTCCGGTACCGCCCGGTGAACGTCACGGACATCAGGACGCTCAACACCATCATCGGCGACACGTCGAAACCCATCACGGAGTCCATCGAGGAGATGTTCGACGTGCCGCTGTTCCGACTCATCATGATCGTCGCGCTGACGAACGTCGGGAGCATGATCGCGACGTTCCTCTTCCCGCTGGTCGTCTTACCGTGGCTGGCGGGCGGTGAACTCGGCGGGGTCGACGCGTTGATGAACGAACTCATCAGGGGCGCCCAGAACAGCCTCGAGCTGATCTACGAGGTCCTCTCGTGA
- a CDS encoding acyl-CoA thioesterase: MTALLETLIENREMVQPNHSNNLETAHGGNVMLWMDEIGAMSAMRFSGETCVTARVDRMNFERPIQVGDVAFISAYVFEAGRTSIKTRLRTYREDLRTGEREKTTESVFTFVAVDDASQPTPVPDLTIESERGEQLHREALEYDTGDR; encoded by the coding sequence ATGACCGCGCTCCTGGAGACGTTGATCGAAAATCGCGAGATGGTCCAGCCAAATCACTCGAACAACCTCGAGACGGCCCACGGGGGGAACGTCATGCTCTGGATGGACGAAATTGGGGCGATGTCGGCGATGCGGTTTTCGGGCGAGACCTGCGTCACAGCCCGGGTCGACCGAATGAACTTCGAGCGGCCGATCCAGGTCGGCGACGTGGCGTTCATCTCGGCGTACGTCTTCGAGGCCGGGCGGACGAGCATAAAGACGCGACTCCGGACCTACCGCGAGGACCTCCGGACGGGCGAGCGCGAGAAGACGACCGAGTCGGTCTTCACGTTCGTCGCCGTCGACGACGCCAGCCAGCCGACGCCGGTTCCGGATCTGACGATCGAATCCGAGCGCGGCGAGCAGTTGCATCGAGAGGCCCTCGAGTACGATACTGGCGATCGCTGA
- a CDS encoding NAD-dependent epimerase/dehydratase family protein codes for MRIAITGGTGFVGSHLARRLGDDGHDLVLIARGVDERNVDLLERENVEFVPAAVTDERTLREAFVDCEAVAHLAGINHERGAQTYEAVHVDGTRNVVEAATDAGVSKLLLTSYLRARPDCGWAYHQSKWEAERIVRRSRLEYTVVKPGVVYGPGDRMLWGIARSLATVPVFPRVGLGERRIRPVAIEDLVDVLAASIVEDRLSETTVAVTGPEELTVAELVKRVGDAIGRNPIVVPAPVRAHLVSAWAQERILETPVVTTAGVRMLAEEATEPAPKAVCDPLPEVLEPTRPCSRRRIEAGLPQLEPFGVGDLRWP; via the coding sequence ATGAGAATCGCGATCACGGGTGGCACCGGATTCGTGGGGTCACACCTGGCTCGACGCCTCGGCGACGACGGGCACGATCTCGTGCTGATCGCTCGAGGGGTTGACGAGCGAAACGTCGACCTGCTCGAGCGTGAGAACGTCGAATTCGTCCCAGCCGCCGTGACCGACGAGCGGACGCTACGCGAAGCGTTCGTCGACTGCGAGGCCGTGGCGCATCTCGCCGGGATCAATCACGAGCGCGGGGCACAGACGTACGAGGCCGTCCACGTCGACGGGACGAGGAACGTCGTCGAGGCGGCGACCGACGCGGGCGTCTCGAAACTCCTCCTCACGAGCTACCTGCGCGCCCGTCCGGACTGCGGGTGGGCGTACCACCAGTCGAAGTGGGAAGCCGAACGAATCGTCCGCCGATCGAGACTCGAGTACACGGTCGTCAAACCCGGCGTGGTCTACGGACCGGGGGATCGGATGCTGTGGGGAATCGCCCGCTCGCTCGCGACCGTCCCGGTGTTTCCGCGTGTCGGACTCGGCGAGCGACGGATTCGGCCGGTCGCGATCGAGGACCTCGTCGACGTGCTGGCGGCGTCGATCGTCGAGGATCGGCTCTCGGAGACGACGGTCGCCGTCACGGGCCCGGAGGAACTGACGGTCGCGGAACTCGTGAAGCGTGTGGGCGACGCAATCGGACGGAATCCTATCGTCGTCCCCGCGCCGGTTCGGGCACACCTCGTCTCGGCCTGGGCTCAGGAACGGATTCTCGAGACGCCGGTCGTGACGACCGCCGGCGTCCGAATGCTCGCCGAAGAAGCGACGGAGCCGGCGCCGAAAGCCGTGTGCGATCCCTTGCCGGAGGTCCTCGAGCCAACCCGGCCGTGCTCGAGACGGCGAATCGAGGCGGGACTGCCACAACTCGAGCCGTTCGGCGTCGGAGATCTCCGGTGGCCCTGA
- a CDS encoding S66 family peptidase — translation MDDQEFVTPPPVERGSRIAVVAPASNPALEAPHVYELGLERLRTVFDLEPVEYPTTEMGREELYENPESRARDVMDAFADPDVDGVIAVIGGNDQIRMLSHLEPDVLRENPTRFYGYSDNTNLATYLWNLGIVSFYGPAVMVELAMDGEMFDHTIEYAERAFFEDSIGTVEPAQRFTDQPGNWADPKALEEPRETEASDGWHWSGGNDAVSGRVWGGCLEIIDQQFLADRYLPEDDAFEGAVLALETSEEVPVPEWVAGVLRALGERGLLERFSGVLVGRPASRSHEEDRPPEWRETYREQQREVVADVFAEYNPDAPVVQGLEFGHAWPTVPIPIGGRVEIDPVDETVRFP, via the coding sequence ATGGACGATCAGGAGTTCGTCACGCCACCGCCGGTCGAGCGCGGAAGCCGGATCGCCGTCGTCGCCCCGGCGTCGAATCCCGCACTCGAGGCACCTCACGTCTACGAACTGGGACTCGAGCGCCTGCGGACCGTCTTCGACCTCGAGCCGGTTGAGTATCCGACCACGGAGATGGGCCGGGAGGAACTCTACGAGAACCCCGAATCGCGAGCGAGGGACGTGATGGACGCCTTCGCGGACCCCGACGTCGACGGGGTAATTGCCGTTATCGGCGGCAACGACCAGATCCGGATGCTCTCACACCTCGAGCCGGACGTCCTCCGCGAGAACCCAACGCGATTCTACGGCTACAGCGACAACACCAACCTCGCGACGTACCTGTGGAACCTCGGGATCGTCTCGTTCTACGGCCCCGCGGTGATGGTCGAACTGGCGATGGACGGCGAGATGTTCGATCACACCATTGAGTACGCCGAACGGGCGTTCTTCGAGGATTCTATCGGGACGGTCGAACCGGCCCAGCGATTCACCGACCAGCCCGGCAACTGGGCCGATCCCAAGGCCCTCGAGGAGCCACGTGAGACGGAAGCGAGCGACGGCTGGCACTGGTCGGGCGGGAACGACGCCGTCTCCGGACGGGTCTGGGGTGGCTGTCTCGAGATCATCGACCAGCAGTTCCTCGCGGACCGGTACCTCCCCGAGGATGACGCCTTCGAGGGGGCCGTGCTCGCGCTCGAGACCTCCGAGGAGGTCCCCGTTCCCGAGTGGGTCGCCGGCGTGTTGCGCGCATTGGGTGAACGGGGCCTGCTCGAGCGGTTTTCAGGGGTCCTCGTCGGTCGACCCGCGTCACGGTCACACGAGGAGGACCGGCCGCCGGAGTGGCGCGAAACCTACCGGGAGCAACAGCGCGAGGTCGTCGCGGACGTCTTCGCGGAGTACAACCCCGACGCGCCGGTGGTGCAGGGACTCGAGTTCGGGCACGCGTGGCCGACGGTACCGATCCCCATCGGCGGTCGGGTCGAGATCGATCCCGTCGACGAGACGGTTCGGTTTCCGTAG